From one Orcinus orca chromosome 10, mOrcOrc1.1, whole genome shotgun sequence genomic stretch:
- the OGG1 gene encoding N-glycosylase/DNA lyase isoform X12, which translates to MLARSLLQRSMRHRTLASVPALWASIPCPRSELRLDLVLASGQSFRWREQSPAHWSGVLADQVWTLTQTEEHLYCTVYRGDKGRVGRPTLEELKAVRQYFRLDVSLAQLYHHWSSVDPHFQEVAQKFQGVRLLQQDPIECLFSFICSSNNNIARITGMVERLCQTFGPRLLQLDDVIYHGFPSLQALAGPQVEAQLRKLGLGYRARYVSASARAILEERGGLPWLQQLRKAPYEEAHKALCTLPGIGTKTSPRLCPWMSTCGRSLNVTTAGTPPPRVRAPRPTRNWEPRAVARAASVPPTVSQK; encoded by the exons ATGTTAGCCCGCTCCCTTCTGCAGCGTAGCATGAGACATCGCACTCTAGCCTCCGTCCCGGCCCTGTGGGCCTCCATCCCCTGTCCACGCTCTGAGCTGCGCCTGGACCTGGTTCTGGCTTCTGGACAGTCATTCCG GTGGAGGGAGCAAAGCCCTGCGCACTGGAGTGGCGTGCTGGCCGACCAGGTATGGACACTGACCCAGACTGAGGAGCATCTTTACTGCACTGTGTACCGAGGGGATAAGGGCCGGGTTGGCAGGCCCACACTGGAAGAGCTAAAGGCCGTGCGACAGTACTTCCGGCTGGATGTCAGCCTTGCTCAGCTGTATCACCATTGGAGTTCTGTGGACCCCCACTTTCAAGAGGTGGCTCAGAAATTCCAAG GTGTGCGACTCCTTCAACAGGATCCCATTGAGTGTCTCTTCTCCTTCATCTGTTCCTCCAACAACAACATTGCCCGCATCACTGGCATGGTGGAGCGGCTCTGCCAGACCTTCGGACCTCGGCTCCTCCAGCTTGATGATGTCATCTACCATGGCTTCCCCAGCTTGCAGGCCCTGGCTG GGCCACAGGTGGAGGCTCAGCTCAGGAAGCTGGGCCTGGGGTATCGTGCCCGCTATGTGAGTGCCAGTGCCCGAGCCATCCTGGAAGAACGgggtggacttccctggctgcAGCAGCTGCGCAAGGCGCCCTACGAGGAGGCCCATAAGGCCCTCTGCACCCTGCCTGGGATAGGCACCAAG ACAAGCCCCAGGCTGTGCCCGTGGATGTCCACGTGTGGCAGATCGCTCAATGTGACTACAGCTGGCACCCCACCACCAAGGGTCCGAGCCCCCAGGCCAACAAGGAACTGG
- the OGG1 gene encoding N-glycosylase/DNA lyase isoform X15, translated as MLARSLLQRSMRHRTLASVPALWASIPCPRSELRLDLVLASGQSFRWREQSPAHWSGVLADQVWTLTQTEEHLYCTVYRGDKGRVGRPTLEELKAVRQYFRLDVSLAQLYHHWSSVDPHFQEVAQKFQGVRLLQQDPIECLFSFICSSNNNIARITGMVERLCQTFGPRLLQLDDVIYHGFPSLQALAGPQVEAQLRKLGLGYRARYVSASARAILEERGGLPWLQQLRKAPYEEAHKALCTLPGIGTKTSPRLCPWMSTCGRSLNVTTAGTPPPRVRAPRPTRNWSDLLYLAGSMV; from the exons ATGTTAGCCCGCTCCCTTCTGCAGCGTAGCATGAGACATCGCACTCTAGCCTCCGTCCCGGCCCTGTGGGCCTCCATCCCCTGTCCACGCTCTGAGCTGCGCCTGGACCTGGTTCTGGCTTCTGGACAGTCATTCCG GTGGAGGGAGCAAAGCCCTGCGCACTGGAGTGGCGTGCTGGCCGACCAGGTATGGACACTGACCCAGACTGAGGAGCATCTTTACTGCACTGTGTACCGAGGGGATAAGGGCCGGGTTGGCAGGCCCACACTGGAAGAGCTAAAGGCCGTGCGACAGTACTTCCGGCTGGATGTCAGCCTTGCTCAGCTGTATCACCATTGGAGTTCTGTGGACCCCCACTTTCAAGAGGTGGCTCAGAAATTCCAAG GTGTGCGACTCCTTCAACAGGATCCCATTGAGTGTCTCTTCTCCTTCATCTGTTCCTCCAACAACAACATTGCCCGCATCACTGGCATGGTGGAGCGGCTCTGCCAGACCTTCGGACCTCGGCTCCTCCAGCTTGATGATGTCATCTACCATGGCTTCCCCAGCTTGCAGGCCCTGGCTG GGCCACAGGTGGAGGCTCAGCTCAGGAAGCTGGGCCTGGGGTATCGTGCCCGCTATGTGAGTGCCAGTGCCCGAGCCATCCTGGAAGAACGgggtggacttccctggctgcAGCAGCTGCGCAAGGCGCCCTACGAGGAGGCCCATAAGGCCCTCTGCACCCTGCCTGGGATAGGCACCAAG ACAAGCCCCAGGCTGTGCCCGTGGATGTCCACGTGTGGCAGATCGCTCAATGTGACTACAGCTGGCACCCCACCACCAAGGGTCCGAGCCCCCAGGCCAACAAGGAACTGG
- the OGG1 gene encoding N-glycosylase/DNA lyase isoform X10, with protein sequence MLARSLLQRSMRHRTLASVPALWASIPCPRSELRLDLVLASGQSFRWREQSPAHWSGVLADQVWTLTQTEEHLYCTVYRGDKGRVGRPTLEELKAVRQYFRLDVSLAQLYHHWSSVDPHFQEVAQKFQGVRLLQQDPIECLFSFICSSNNNIARITGMVERLCQTFGPRLLQLDDVIYHGFPSLQALAGPQVEAQLRKLGLGYRARYVSASARAILEERGGLPWLQQLRKAPYEEAHKALCTLPGIGTKTSPRLCPWMSTCGRSLNVTTAGTPPPRVRAPRPTRNWVLFSADLHQPHRAQEPPAKRRKRCPGPEG encoded by the exons ATGTTAGCCCGCTCCCTTCTGCAGCGTAGCATGAGACATCGCACTCTAGCCTCCGTCCCGGCCCTGTGGGCCTCCATCCCCTGTCCACGCTCTGAGCTGCGCCTGGACCTGGTTCTGGCTTCTGGACAGTCATTCCG GTGGAGGGAGCAAAGCCCTGCGCACTGGAGTGGCGTGCTGGCCGACCAGGTATGGACACTGACCCAGACTGAGGAGCATCTTTACTGCACTGTGTACCGAGGGGATAAGGGCCGGGTTGGCAGGCCCACACTGGAAGAGCTAAAGGCCGTGCGACAGTACTTCCGGCTGGATGTCAGCCTTGCTCAGCTGTATCACCATTGGAGTTCTGTGGACCCCCACTTTCAAGAGGTGGCTCAGAAATTCCAAG GTGTGCGACTCCTTCAACAGGATCCCATTGAGTGTCTCTTCTCCTTCATCTGTTCCTCCAACAACAACATTGCCCGCATCACTGGCATGGTGGAGCGGCTCTGCCAGACCTTCGGACCTCGGCTCCTCCAGCTTGATGATGTCATCTACCATGGCTTCCCCAGCTTGCAGGCCCTGGCTG GGCCACAGGTGGAGGCTCAGCTCAGGAAGCTGGGCCTGGGGTATCGTGCCCGCTATGTGAGTGCCAGTGCCCGAGCCATCCTGGAAGAACGgggtggacttccctggctgcAGCAGCTGCGCAAGGCGCCCTACGAGGAGGCCCATAAGGCCCTCTGCACCCTGCCTGGGATAGGCACCAAG ACAAGCCCCAGGCTGTGCCCGTGGATGTCCACGTGTGGCAGATCGCTCAATGTGACTACAGCTGGCACCCCACCACCAAGGGTCCGAGCCCCCAGGCCAACAAGGAACTGG GTGCTGTTCAGTGCTGACCTGCACCAACCCCACAGAGCTCAGGAGCCACCAGCAAAGCGCAGAAAGAGATGCCCAGGGCCGGAAGGCTAG
- the OGG1 gene encoding N-glycosylase/DNA lyase isoform X13 yields MLARSLLQRSMRHRTLASVPALWASIPCPRSELRLDLVLASGQSFRWREQSPAHWSGVLADQVWTLTQTEEHLYCTVYRGDKGRVGRPTLEELKAVRQYFRLDVSLAQLYHHWSSVDPHFQEVAQKFQGVRLLQQDPIECLFSFICSSNNNIARITGMVERLCQTFGPRLLQLDDVIYHGFPSLQALAGPQVEAQLRKLGLGYRARYVSASARAILEERGGLPWLQQLRKAPYEEAHKALCTLPGIGTKVADCICLMALDKPQAVPVDVHVWQIAQCDYSWHPTTKGPSPQANKELGAVQC; encoded by the exons ATGTTAGCCCGCTCCCTTCTGCAGCGTAGCATGAGACATCGCACTCTAGCCTCCGTCCCGGCCCTGTGGGCCTCCATCCCCTGTCCACGCTCTGAGCTGCGCCTGGACCTGGTTCTGGCTTCTGGACAGTCATTCCG GTGGAGGGAGCAAAGCCCTGCGCACTGGAGTGGCGTGCTGGCCGACCAGGTATGGACACTGACCCAGACTGAGGAGCATCTTTACTGCACTGTGTACCGAGGGGATAAGGGCCGGGTTGGCAGGCCCACACTGGAAGAGCTAAAGGCCGTGCGACAGTACTTCCGGCTGGATGTCAGCCTTGCTCAGCTGTATCACCATTGGAGTTCTGTGGACCCCCACTTTCAAGAGGTGGCTCAGAAATTCCAAG GTGTGCGACTCCTTCAACAGGATCCCATTGAGTGTCTCTTCTCCTTCATCTGTTCCTCCAACAACAACATTGCCCGCATCACTGGCATGGTGGAGCGGCTCTGCCAGACCTTCGGACCTCGGCTCCTCCAGCTTGATGATGTCATCTACCATGGCTTCCCCAGCTTGCAGGCCCTGGCTG GGCCACAGGTGGAGGCTCAGCTCAGGAAGCTGGGCCTGGGGTATCGTGCCCGCTATGTGAGTGCCAGTGCCCGAGCCATCCTGGAAGAACGgggtggacttccctggctgcAGCAGCTGCGCAAGGCGCCCTACGAGGAGGCCCATAAGGCCCTCTGCACCCTGCCTGGGATAGGCACCAAG GTGGCCGACTGCATCTGCTTGATGGCCCTAGACAAGCCCCAGGCTGTGCCCGTGGATGTCCACGTGTGGCAGATCGCTCAATGTGACTACAGCTGGCACCCCACCACCAAGGGTCCGAGCCCCCAGGCCAACAAGGAACTGG GTGCTGTTCAGTGCTGA
- the OGG1 gene encoding N-glycosylase/DNA lyase isoform X11 — MLARSLLQRSMRHRTLASVPALWASIPCPRSELRLDLVLASGQSFRWREQSPAHWSGVLADQVWTLTQTEEHLYCTVYRGDKGRVGRPTLEELKAVRQYFRLDVSLAQLYHHWSSVDPHFQEVAQKFQGVRLLQQDPIECLFSFICSSNNNIARITGMVERLCQTFGPRLLQLDDVIYHGFPSLQALAGPQVEAQLRKLGLGYRARYVSASARAILEERGGLPWLQQLRKAPYEEAHKALCTLPGIGTKVADCICLMALDKPQAVPVDVHVWQIAQCDYSWHPTTKGPSPQANKELGSPFHRRNN, encoded by the exons ATGTTAGCCCGCTCCCTTCTGCAGCGTAGCATGAGACATCGCACTCTAGCCTCCGTCCCGGCCCTGTGGGCCTCCATCCCCTGTCCACGCTCTGAGCTGCGCCTGGACCTGGTTCTGGCTTCTGGACAGTCATTCCG GTGGAGGGAGCAAAGCCCTGCGCACTGGAGTGGCGTGCTGGCCGACCAGGTATGGACACTGACCCAGACTGAGGAGCATCTTTACTGCACTGTGTACCGAGGGGATAAGGGCCGGGTTGGCAGGCCCACACTGGAAGAGCTAAAGGCCGTGCGACAGTACTTCCGGCTGGATGTCAGCCTTGCTCAGCTGTATCACCATTGGAGTTCTGTGGACCCCCACTTTCAAGAGGTGGCTCAGAAATTCCAAG GTGTGCGACTCCTTCAACAGGATCCCATTGAGTGTCTCTTCTCCTTCATCTGTTCCTCCAACAACAACATTGCCCGCATCACTGGCATGGTGGAGCGGCTCTGCCAGACCTTCGGACCTCGGCTCCTCCAGCTTGATGATGTCATCTACCATGGCTTCCCCAGCTTGCAGGCCCTGGCTG GGCCACAGGTGGAGGCTCAGCTCAGGAAGCTGGGCCTGGGGTATCGTGCCCGCTATGTGAGTGCCAGTGCCCGAGCCATCCTGGAAGAACGgggtggacttccctggctgcAGCAGCTGCGCAAGGCGCCCTACGAGGAGGCCCATAAGGCCCTCTGCACCCTGCCTGGGATAGGCACCAAG GTGGCCGACTGCATCTGCTTGATGGCCCTAGACAAGCCCCAGGCTGTGCCCGTGGATGTCCACGTGTGGCAGATCGCTCAATGTGACTACAGCTGGCACCCCACCACCAAGGGTCCGAGCCCCCAGGCCAACAAGGAACTGG
- the OGG1 gene encoding N-glycosylase/DNA lyase isoform X14 has protein sequence MLARSLLQRSMRHRTLASVPALWASIPCPRSELRLDLVLASGQSFRWREQSPAHWSGVLADQVWTLTQTEEHLYCTVYRGDKGRVGRPTLEELKAVRQYFRLDVSLAQLYHHWSSVDPHFQEVAQKFQGVRLLQQDPIECLFSFICSSNNNIARITGMVERLCQTFGPRLLQLDDVIYHGFPSLQALAGPQVEAQLRKLGLGYRARYVSASARAILEERGGLPWLQQLRKAPYEEAHKALCTLPGIGTKVADCICLMALDKPQAVPVDVHVWQIAQCDYSWHPTTKGPSPQANKELE, from the exons ATGTTAGCCCGCTCCCTTCTGCAGCGTAGCATGAGACATCGCACTCTAGCCTCCGTCCCGGCCCTGTGGGCCTCCATCCCCTGTCCACGCTCTGAGCTGCGCCTGGACCTGGTTCTGGCTTCTGGACAGTCATTCCG GTGGAGGGAGCAAAGCCCTGCGCACTGGAGTGGCGTGCTGGCCGACCAGGTATGGACACTGACCCAGACTGAGGAGCATCTTTACTGCACTGTGTACCGAGGGGATAAGGGCCGGGTTGGCAGGCCCACACTGGAAGAGCTAAAGGCCGTGCGACAGTACTTCCGGCTGGATGTCAGCCTTGCTCAGCTGTATCACCATTGGAGTTCTGTGGACCCCCACTTTCAAGAGGTGGCTCAGAAATTCCAAG GTGTGCGACTCCTTCAACAGGATCCCATTGAGTGTCTCTTCTCCTTCATCTGTTCCTCCAACAACAACATTGCCCGCATCACTGGCATGGTGGAGCGGCTCTGCCAGACCTTCGGACCTCGGCTCCTCCAGCTTGATGATGTCATCTACCATGGCTTCCCCAGCTTGCAGGCCCTGGCTG GGCCACAGGTGGAGGCTCAGCTCAGGAAGCTGGGCCTGGGGTATCGTGCCCGCTATGTGAGTGCCAGTGCCCGAGCCATCCTGGAAGAACGgggtggacttccctggctgcAGCAGCTGCGCAAGGCGCCCTACGAGGAGGCCCATAAGGCCCTCTGCACCCTGCCTGGGATAGGCACCAAG GTGGCCGACTGCATCTGCTTGATGGCCCTAGACAAGCCCCAGGCTGTGCCCGTGGATGTCCACGTGTGGCAGATCGCTCAATGTGACTACAGCTGGCACCCCACCACCAAGGGTCCGAGCCCCCAGGCCAACAAGGAACTGG
- the OGG1 gene encoding N-glycosylase/DNA lyase isoform X1, whose product MLARSLLQRSMRHRTLASVPALWASIPCPRSELRLDLVLASGQSFRWREQSPAHWSGVLADQVWTLTQTEEHLYCTVYRGDKGRVGRPTLEELKAVRQYFRLDVSLAQLYHHWSSVDPHFQEVAQKFQGVRLLQQDPIECLFSFICSSNNNIARITGMVERLCQTFGPRLLQLDDVIYHGFPSLQALAGPQVEAQLRKLGLGYRARYVSASARAILEERGGLPWLQQLRKAPYEEAHKALCTLPGIGTKTSPRLCPWMSTCGRSLNVTTAGTPPPRVRAPRPTRNWEAFSGACGDLMLAGPKQLLPPTRCCSVLTCTNPTELRSHQQSAERDAQGRKARWGRWTKGCPKYPSPPFALLTPIQSHVGKGAPCSYLRGQAPSNQAVCVTVWDGSCLGRQSYLWF is encoded by the exons ATGTTAGCCCGCTCCCTTCTGCAGCGTAGCATGAGACATCGCACTCTAGCCTCCGTCCCGGCCCTGTGGGCCTCCATCCCCTGTCCACGCTCTGAGCTGCGCCTGGACCTGGTTCTGGCTTCTGGACAGTCATTCCG GTGGAGGGAGCAAAGCCCTGCGCACTGGAGTGGCGTGCTGGCCGACCAGGTATGGACACTGACCCAGACTGAGGAGCATCTTTACTGCACTGTGTACCGAGGGGATAAGGGCCGGGTTGGCAGGCCCACACTGGAAGAGCTAAAGGCCGTGCGACAGTACTTCCGGCTGGATGTCAGCCTTGCTCAGCTGTATCACCATTGGAGTTCTGTGGACCCCCACTTTCAAGAGGTGGCTCAGAAATTCCAAG GTGTGCGACTCCTTCAACAGGATCCCATTGAGTGTCTCTTCTCCTTCATCTGTTCCTCCAACAACAACATTGCCCGCATCACTGGCATGGTGGAGCGGCTCTGCCAGACCTTCGGACCTCGGCTCCTCCAGCTTGATGATGTCATCTACCATGGCTTCCCCAGCTTGCAGGCCCTGGCTG GGCCACAGGTGGAGGCTCAGCTCAGGAAGCTGGGCCTGGGGTATCGTGCCCGCTATGTGAGTGCCAGTGCCCGAGCCATCCTGGAAGAACGgggtggacttccctggctgcAGCAGCTGCGCAAGGCGCCCTACGAGGAGGCCCATAAGGCCCTCTGCACCCTGCCTGGGATAGGCACCAAG ACAAGCCCCAGGCTGTGCCCGTGGATGTCCACGTGTGGCAGATCGCTCAATGTGACTACAGCTGGCACCCCACCACCAAGGGTCCGAGCCCCCAGGCCAACAAGGAACTGG GAAGCTTTTTCCGGAGCCTGTGGGGACCTTATGCTGGCTGGGCCCAAGCA ACTCCTCCCCCCAACCAGGTGCTGTTCAGTGCTGACCTGCACCAACCCCACAGAGCTCAGGAGCCACCAGCAAAGCGCAGAAAGAGATGCCCAGGGCCGGAAGGCTAGGTGGGGGCGCTGGACGAAGGGATGCCCCAAATACCCCTCCCCACCATTCGCCCTTCTCACCCCCATCCAGTCTCATGTTGGAAAGGGGGCTCCTTGCAGCTACCTCAGGGGCCAGGCACCCTCAAATCAAGCAGTTTGCGTGACAGTGTGGGATGGGAGTTGTCTGGGGAGACAGAGCTACCTGTGGTTTTAA
- the OGG1 gene encoding N-glycosylase/DNA lyase isoform X7 translates to MLARSLLQRSMRHRTLASVPALWASIPCPRSELRLDLVLASGQSFRWREQSPAHWSGVLADQVWTLTQTEEHLYCTVYRGDKGRVGRPTLEELKAVRQYFRLDVSLAQLYHHWSSVDPHFQEVAQKFQGVRLLQQDPIECLFSFICSSNNNIARITGMVERLCQTFGPRLLQLDDVIYHGFPSLQALAGPQVEAQLRKLGLGYRARYVSASARAILEERGGLPWLQQLRKAPYEEAHKALCTLPGIGTKVADCICLMALDKPQAVPVDVHVWQIAQCDYSWHPTTKGPSPQANKELGSFFRSLWGPYAGWAQAVLFSADLHQPHRAQEPPAKRRKRCPGPEG, encoded by the exons ATGTTAGCCCGCTCCCTTCTGCAGCGTAGCATGAGACATCGCACTCTAGCCTCCGTCCCGGCCCTGTGGGCCTCCATCCCCTGTCCACGCTCTGAGCTGCGCCTGGACCTGGTTCTGGCTTCTGGACAGTCATTCCG GTGGAGGGAGCAAAGCCCTGCGCACTGGAGTGGCGTGCTGGCCGACCAGGTATGGACACTGACCCAGACTGAGGAGCATCTTTACTGCACTGTGTACCGAGGGGATAAGGGCCGGGTTGGCAGGCCCACACTGGAAGAGCTAAAGGCCGTGCGACAGTACTTCCGGCTGGATGTCAGCCTTGCTCAGCTGTATCACCATTGGAGTTCTGTGGACCCCCACTTTCAAGAGGTGGCTCAGAAATTCCAAG GTGTGCGACTCCTTCAACAGGATCCCATTGAGTGTCTCTTCTCCTTCATCTGTTCCTCCAACAACAACATTGCCCGCATCACTGGCATGGTGGAGCGGCTCTGCCAGACCTTCGGACCTCGGCTCCTCCAGCTTGATGATGTCATCTACCATGGCTTCCCCAGCTTGCAGGCCCTGGCTG GGCCACAGGTGGAGGCTCAGCTCAGGAAGCTGGGCCTGGGGTATCGTGCCCGCTATGTGAGTGCCAGTGCCCGAGCCATCCTGGAAGAACGgggtggacttccctggctgcAGCAGCTGCGCAAGGCGCCCTACGAGGAGGCCCATAAGGCCCTCTGCACCCTGCCTGGGATAGGCACCAAG GTGGCCGACTGCATCTGCTTGATGGCCCTAGACAAGCCCCAGGCTGTGCCCGTGGATGTCCACGTGTGGCAGATCGCTCAATGTGACTACAGCTGGCACCCCACCACCAAGGGTCCGAGCCCCCAGGCCAACAAGGAACTGG GAAGCTTTTTCCGGAGCCTGTGGGGACCTTATGCTGGCTGGGCCCAAGCA GTGCTGTTCAGTGCTGACCTGCACCAACCCCACAGAGCTCAGGAGCCACCAGCAAAGCGCAGAAAGAGATGCCCAGGGCCGGAAGGCTAG
- the OGG1 gene encoding N-glycosylase/DNA lyase isoform X17: MLARSLLQRSMRHRTLASVPALWASIPCPRSELRLDLVLASGQSFRWREQSPAHWSGVLADQVWTLTQTEEHLYCTVYRGDKGRVGRPTLEELKAVRQYFRLDVSLAQLYHHWSSVDPHFQEVAQKFQGVRLLQQDPIECLFSFICSSNNNIARITGMVERLCQTFGPRLLQLDDVIYHGFPSLQALAGSPFHRRNN; this comes from the exons ATGTTAGCCCGCTCCCTTCTGCAGCGTAGCATGAGACATCGCACTCTAGCCTCCGTCCCGGCCCTGTGGGCCTCCATCCCCTGTCCACGCTCTGAGCTGCGCCTGGACCTGGTTCTGGCTTCTGGACAGTCATTCCG GTGGAGGGAGCAAAGCCCTGCGCACTGGAGTGGCGTGCTGGCCGACCAGGTATGGACACTGACCCAGACTGAGGAGCATCTTTACTGCACTGTGTACCGAGGGGATAAGGGCCGGGTTGGCAGGCCCACACTGGAAGAGCTAAAGGCCGTGCGACAGTACTTCCGGCTGGATGTCAGCCTTGCTCAGCTGTATCACCATTGGAGTTCTGTGGACCCCCACTTTCAAGAGGTGGCTCAGAAATTCCAAG GTGTGCGACTCCTTCAACAGGATCCCATTGAGTGTCTCTTCTCCTTCATCTGTTCCTCCAACAACAACATTGCCCGCATCACTGGCATGGTGGAGCGGCTCTGCCAGACCTTCGGACCTCGGCTCCTCCAGCTTGATGATGTCATCTACCATGGCTTCCCCAGCTTGCAGGCCCTGGCTG
- the OGG1 gene encoding N-glycosylase/DNA lyase isoform X5: MLARSLLQRSMRHRTLASVPALWASIPCPRSELRLDLVLASGQSFRWREQSPAHWSGVLADQVWTLTQTEEHLYCTVYRGDKGRVGRPTLEELKAVRQYFRLDVSLAQLYHHWSSVDPHFQEVAQKFQGVRLLQQDPIECLFSFICSSNNNIARITGMVERLCQTFGPRLLQLDDVIYHGFPSLQALAGPQVEAQLRKLGLGYRARYVSASARAILEERGGLPWLQQLRKAPYEEAHKALCTLPGIGTKVADCICLMALDKPQAVPVDVHVWQIAQCDYSWHPTTKGPSPQANKELGSFFRSLWGPYAGWAQATPPPNQVLFSADLHQPHRAQEPPAKRRKRCPGPEG, translated from the exons ATGTTAGCCCGCTCCCTTCTGCAGCGTAGCATGAGACATCGCACTCTAGCCTCCGTCCCGGCCCTGTGGGCCTCCATCCCCTGTCCACGCTCTGAGCTGCGCCTGGACCTGGTTCTGGCTTCTGGACAGTCATTCCG GTGGAGGGAGCAAAGCCCTGCGCACTGGAGTGGCGTGCTGGCCGACCAGGTATGGACACTGACCCAGACTGAGGAGCATCTTTACTGCACTGTGTACCGAGGGGATAAGGGCCGGGTTGGCAGGCCCACACTGGAAGAGCTAAAGGCCGTGCGACAGTACTTCCGGCTGGATGTCAGCCTTGCTCAGCTGTATCACCATTGGAGTTCTGTGGACCCCCACTTTCAAGAGGTGGCTCAGAAATTCCAAG GTGTGCGACTCCTTCAACAGGATCCCATTGAGTGTCTCTTCTCCTTCATCTGTTCCTCCAACAACAACATTGCCCGCATCACTGGCATGGTGGAGCGGCTCTGCCAGACCTTCGGACCTCGGCTCCTCCAGCTTGATGATGTCATCTACCATGGCTTCCCCAGCTTGCAGGCCCTGGCTG GGCCACAGGTGGAGGCTCAGCTCAGGAAGCTGGGCCTGGGGTATCGTGCCCGCTATGTGAGTGCCAGTGCCCGAGCCATCCTGGAAGAACGgggtggacttccctggctgcAGCAGCTGCGCAAGGCGCCCTACGAGGAGGCCCATAAGGCCCTCTGCACCCTGCCTGGGATAGGCACCAAG GTGGCCGACTGCATCTGCTTGATGGCCCTAGACAAGCCCCAGGCTGTGCCCGTGGATGTCCACGTGTGGCAGATCGCTCAATGTGACTACAGCTGGCACCCCACCACCAAGGGTCCGAGCCCCCAGGCCAACAAGGAACTGG GAAGCTTTTTCCGGAGCCTGTGGGGACCTTATGCTGGCTGGGCCCAAGCA ACTCCTCCCCCCAACCAGGTGCTGTTCAGTGCTGACCTGCACCAACCCCACAGAGCTCAGGAGCCACCAGCAAAGCGCAGAAAGAGATGCCCAGGGCCGGAAGGCTAG
- the OGG1 gene encoding N-glycosylase/DNA lyase isoform X2 translates to MRHRTLASVPALWASIPCPRSELRLDLVLASGQSFRWREQSPAHWSGVLADQVWTLTQTEEHLYCTVYRGDKGRVGRPTLEELKAVRQYFRLDVSLAQLYHHWSSVDPHFQEVAQKFQGVRLLQQDPIECLFSFICSSNNNIARITGMVERLCQTFGPRLLQLDDVIYHGFPSLQALAGPQVEAQLRKLGLGYRARYVSASARAILEERGGLPWLQQLRKAPYEEAHKALCTLPGIGTKTSPRLCPWMSTCGRSLNVTTAGTPPPRVRAPRPTRNWEAFSGACGDLMLAGPKQLLPPTRCCSVLTCTNPTELRSHQQSAERDAQGRKARWGRWTKGCPKYPSPPFALLTPIQSHVGKGAPCSYLRGQAPSNQAVCVTVWDGSCLGRQSYLWF, encoded by the exons ATGAGACATCGCACTCTAGCCTCCGTCCCGGCCCTGTGGGCCTCCATCCCCTGTCCACGCTCTGAGCTGCGCCTGGACCTGGTTCTGGCTTCTGGACAGTCATTCCG GTGGAGGGAGCAAAGCCCTGCGCACTGGAGTGGCGTGCTGGCCGACCAGGTATGGACACTGACCCAGACTGAGGAGCATCTTTACTGCACTGTGTACCGAGGGGATAAGGGCCGGGTTGGCAGGCCCACACTGGAAGAGCTAAAGGCCGTGCGACAGTACTTCCGGCTGGATGTCAGCCTTGCTCAGCTGTATCACCATTGGAGTTCTGTGGACCCCCACTTTCAAGAGGTGGCTCAGAAATTCCAAG GTGTGCGACTCCTTCAACAGGATCCCATTGAGTGTCTCTTCTCCTTCATCTGTTCCTCCAACAACAACATTGCCCGCATCACTGGCATGGTGGAGCGGCTCTGCCAGACCTTCGGACCTCGGCTCCTCCAGCTTGATGATGTCATCTACCATGGCTTCCCCAGCTTGCAGGCCCTGGCTG GGCCACAGGTGGAGGCTCAGCTCAGGAAGCTGGGCCTGGGGTATCGTGCCCGCTATGTGAGTGCCAGTGCCCGAGCCATCCTGGAAGAACGgggtggacttccctggctgcAGCAGCTGCGCAAGGCGCCCTACGAGGAGGCCCATAAGGCCCTCTGCACCCTGCCTGGGATAGGCACCAAG ACAAGCCCCAGGCTGTGCCCGTGGATGTCCACGTGTGGCAGATCGCTCAATGTGACTACAGCTGGCACCCCACCACCAAGGGTCCGAGCCCCCAGGCCAACAAGGAACTGG GAAGCTTTTTCCGGAGCCTGTGGGGACCTTATGCTGGCTGGGCCCAAGCA ACTCCTCCCCCCAACCAGGTGCTGTTCAGTGCTGACCTGCACCAACCCCACAGAGCTCAGGAGCCACCAGCAAAGCGCAGAAAGAGATGCCCAGGGCCGGAAGGCTAGGTGGGGGCGCTGGACGAAGGGATGCCCCAAATACCCCTCCCCACCATTCGCCCTTCTCACCCCCATCCAGTCTCATGTTGGAAAGGGGGCTCCTTGCAGCTACCTCAGGGGCCAGGCACCCTCAAATCAAGCAGTTTGCGTGACAGTGTGGGATGGGAGTTGTCTGGGGAGACAGAGCTACCTGTGGTTTTAA